A region from the Synergistaceae bacterium genome encodes:
- a CDS encoding aminotransferase class V-fold PLP-dependent enzyme, producing the protein MSIYLNNAATTWPKPHAVASAMYGFITEHGANLSRGSASRRDIDSLDSVFTCRSMLASFFCGYEKSNAKYVTLTSNVTESINIILKGILRPGMRVVTSSMEHNAVLRPLRSAEAAGVHLEIVRCSMRGYLDPEALDHSLDGGADLAIISHCSNVSGSLQDIEAIADVCRKRNVPLVIDSAQTAGIIPIDTEALGLSALCFTGHKGLFGPQGTGGIIWKPEFAENCKPLIEGGTGSFSHEEYQPVQMPDKFEAGTPNLPGIAGLLAALEWIEETGMNNIRAKEEKLGAKLEDGISRIKGLCILGPREDDKKLPVFSINIDGKDNASLARDLSERYGIETRPGLHCAPLAHRTLGSFPEGAMRLSPGYFNSEEDIELTIEALEELAEK; encoded by the coding sequence ATGTCGATATATCTTAACAATGCTGCGACAACATGGCCGAAGCCGCATGCAGTAGCCTCTGCCATGTATGGCTTTATCACAGAGCACGGAGCTAACCTCTCCAGGGGTTCTGCCTCCAGGCGTGACATAGACAGCCTTGACAGCGTATTCACCTGCCGTTCTATGCTGGCATCTTTTTTCTGCGGATATGAAAAGAGCAACGCAAAGTATGTCACGCTCACATCCAATGTAACAGAATCCATAAACATCATTCTTAAGGGGATCCTCAGACCCGGAATGAGGGTCGTCACCTCTTCCATGGAACACAATGCCGTCTTACGCCCACTGCGTTCGGCAGAAGCGGCCGGGGTCCATCTCGAGATCGTACGGTGCAGCATGCGCGGTTACCTTGATCCGGAGGCGCTGGACCATTCTCTCGACGGAGGTGCTGACCTTGCCATTATATCCCACTGCAGCAATGTCAGTGGTTCGCTTCAGGATATCGAAGCAATTGCGGATGTATGCAGAAAACGAAATGTCCCGCTTGTCATTGACAGTGCGCAAACTGCCGGAATAATCCCTATTGATACTGAGGCGCTTGGGTTGTCGGCTCTCTGTTTCACAGGGCATAAGGGGCTATTTGGACCGCAGGGCACCGGAGGTATAATATGGAAACCCGAATTTGCGGAAAATTGCAAGCCGCTTATAGAAGGAGGCACCGGAAGCTTTTCGCACGAAGAGTACCAGCCGGTACAGATGCCGGATAAATTTGAGGCCGGAACGCCGAACCTTCCGGGAATTGCCGGATTGCTTGCTGCTCTTGAATGGATAGAAGAGACTGGTATGAATAATATCCGCGCAAAAGAGGAAAAACTCGGAGCTAAACTGGAAGATGGAATATCAAGAATAAAAGGGCTTTGCATACTGGGCCCACGCGAAGACGATAAAAAGCTGCCTGTTTTCTCCATAAACATCGACGGTAAGGACAATGCTTCCCTTGCGCGCGATCTGTCAGAAAGATACGGGATAGAGACCCGCCCCGGACTCCACTGTGCGCCTCTCGCCCATCGCACACTAGGCTCATTCCCGGAGGGTGCGATGCGCCTTTCGCCCGGATATTTCAACAGCGAGGAAGACATAGAACTCACGATAGAGGCATTGGAAGAACTGGCTGAAAAATAG
- a CDS encoding DUF2207 domain-containing protein: MKKVFSSIPMFVVLLLLFAGASCASANEVLKKYDAHVRINQDSSLEVTETIVAKVENVEIQRGIIRTFPVEYRDDKNKTVEVGFNVTDVRLDGSEVPWQTKRSGRSVDLRIGDPDRIIAPGVHTFTIKYTTTRQIGFFEDHDELYWNVTGTDWTFPIIEASCSVALPGRAFGEGFNTIEWYVGEAGTKGDIKNAKLTSGNSVITTRALGPGEGLTVVYTWPKGLVTPPPPPLKDNETAQGIVGTVTLALMLCWFWYAWRKWGKDPIRRAVIPIFYPPKNTSPAFLRYVRDMMLDQTAFTSAVLGLAVKGALGIEEEDETKTFFGTTKGNYILHKTDIEPENLEPEEKALMMQLFPGSIDTVELTQANRSLLSGAMASLGRNFRKRNSTLFTKNTDKVLVGVLIYALGTAALYPFSGEYPINVVLAGVCGVIMIALGMRLSKAANSGGQNVRQLLVRIFPPVLIGAVASIALTDEGLSPLTFLMFAAAALVISVMRPLMVARTKEGSDLLSDIEGLKLYMDTAEKERLEMFNPPEETPQLFELLLPYALALDVAKTWGNRFEKVLTSAQYRPQWYTGPSPYIFMYGAGLQNFSSDLQDHMKQSLAAPAPGGSSGMGGGGFVGGGGGGGGGRGW; the protein is encoded by the coding sequence ATGAAAAAAGTCTTTAGCAGTATCCCCATGTTTGTGGTGTTGCTTCTGCTTTTTGCCGGAGCATCTTGCGCATCCGCCAATGAGGTGCTGAAGAAATATGATGCTCATGTCCGCATAAATCAGGACAGTTCGCTTGAGGTCACAGAGACGATAGTTGCAAAGGTGGAAAATGTCGAGATACAGCGTGGGATAATACGGACATTTCCTGTAGAGTATAGGGATGATAAGAACAAGACTGTAGAGGTCGGCTTCAATGTGACCGACGTCAGACTCGACGGCTCAGAGGTGCCATGGCAGACGAAACGTTCGGGGCGCAGCGTTGACCTCAGGATAGGGGATCCCGACAGGATCATTGCTCCGGGGGTCCATACGTTCACGATAAAATACACAACAACGCGGCAGATAGGCTTCTTTGAGGATCACGACGAGCTGTACTGGAACGTGACCGGAACAGACTGGACATTCCCGATAATTGAAGCATCCTGCTCTGTCGCTTTGCCCGGGAGGGCGTTCGGCGAGGGGTTCAACACCATAGAATGGTATGTTGGCGAGGCCGGGACAAAGGGAGACATAAAAAATGCAAAACTGACCTCCGGGAACAGTGTGATTACAACACGGGCACTCGGTCCTGGTGAAGGGCTTACTGTCGTGTATACATGGCCTAAAGGGCTGGTCACCCCTCCTCCGCCTCCGTTAAAGGATAACGAAACGGCTCAGGGCATTGTCGGTACTGTTACGCTTGCGCTTATGCTATGCTGGTTCTGGTATGCATGGAGAAAATGGGGCAAAGATCCGATACGCAGGGCTGTGATCCCTATCTTCTACCCCCCCAAAAACACTTCCCCAGCATTTCTGCGCTATGTGCGCGACATGATGCTTGACCAGACCGCGTTCACATCCGCGGTGCTTGGTCTGGCTGTCAAGGGTGCGCTCGGGATAGAAGAAGAAGATGAGACAAAAACTTTCTTCGGAACGACAAAGGGCAATTATATCCTTCACAAGACAGATATCGAGCCGGAAAATTTAGAACCGGAAGAAAAGGCGCTTATGATGCAGCTGTTTCCGGGAAGTATAGATACGGTAGAGCTTACCCAGGCAAACCGGTCGCTGCTTTCAGGAGCTATGGCGAGCCTTGGAAGGAATTTCCGCAAAAGAAACTCTACTCTTTTCACCAAAAACACTGACAAGGTGCTGGTTGGTGTGCTTATCTATGCGCTCGGAACTGCTGCGCTTTATCCATTCAGCGGAGAATACCCGATAAACGTCGTACTTGCCGGCGTATGCGGCGTAATCATGATCGCTCTGGGCATGAGGCTCAGCAAGGCAGCAAACAGCGGTGGTCAGAATGTAAGGCAGTTACTCGTGCGCATTTTCCCTCCGGTACTGATCGGAGCTGTTGCTTCTATAGCACTGACAGACGAAGGGCTTTCTCCGCTGACGTTTCTTATGTTTGCTGCAGCCGCTCTTGTGATCTCCGTTATGAGGCCCCTTATGGTCGCAAGGACTAAGGAAGGCAGTGACCTGCTGAGCGATATAGAAGGCCTGAAGCTCTACATGGATACGGCTGAAAAAGAGCGTCTTGAGATGTTCAATCCGCCGGAGGAAACTCCTCAGCTATTTGAGCTCCTGTTGCCATATGCTTTGGCGCTCGATGTCGCGAAGACATGGGGCAACAGATTTGAAAAAGTCCTCACATCCGCACAGTACCGTCCGCAATGGTACACAGGCCCGTCTCCGTATATCTTTATGTATGGAGCAGGGCTGCAGAACTTTTCTTCAGACCTTCAGGATCATATGAAACAGAGTCTTGCCGCACCAGCTCCAGGAGGAAGTTCCGGGATGGGCGGCGGAGGATTCGTAGGAGGAGGAGGAGGCGGCGGCGGCGGCAGAGGCTGGTAG
- a CDS encoding LemA family protein yields the protein MTIWIILAVIAILVIWLMTTYNALVRLRNMKEEGWSGIDVQLKRRSDLVPNLVETVKGYALHEKDTLQNVTNARAAVVSAGDDTEERLKAENALTGTLRTLFAVAESYPDLKANANFLELQQQLGVIENDIQMARRYYNGTVRNLNTAIQQFPAVLIARQFGFTEAPFFEADDDDKQNPKIKF from the coding sequence ATGACAATATGGATCATTCTGGCGGTAATTGCCATACTGGTTATATGGCTTATGACGACTTATAATGCGCTTGTCAGGCTGCGTAATATGAAGGAGGAGGGCTGGAGCGGCATAGATGTCCAGCTTAAGAGGCGCTCGGATCTTGTGCCGAACCTTGTCGAGACTGTAAAGGGCTATGCACTGCATGAGAAGGATACCCTGCAGAACGTAACAAACGCGCGGGCCGCTGTTGTAAGCGCCGGAGACGATACGGAGGAAAGGCTTAAGGCAGAGAATGCGCTCACAGGAACGCTGCGTACACTTTTCGCGGTAGCTGAAAGTTACCCTGACCTCAAGGCGAATGCCAATTTCCTTGAGCTGCAGCAGCAGCTGGGGGTCATCGAGAACGACATACAGATGGCACGCCGCTATTACAACGGCACGGTACGCAACCTGAACACGGCGATCCAGCAGTTTCCGGCGGTGCTTATTGCCAGACAGTTTGGTTTTACAGAGGCGCCATTCTTTGAGGCGGATGATGATGATAAACAGAATCCGAAAATAAAGTTTTAA